Genomic DNA from uncultured Erythrobacter sp.:
GGGAATCGGTCTGACTTAGCTCAAGGCCCGTCCGACAAATTCATCCCAGATTGCCGGGCTGGATGCTCCAACGAGACCCGGCTTGCCGTGCTCGTCGACGCGGTATTCGCTGCCGTCGAGCCTTGCTGCTTTGCCGCCTGCTTCATTGAGCCACAGCACCCCTGCGGCATGGTCCCACGCGAAAGTACGCTTGAAACTCGATACATCGTTTTCGCCTAGCGCGAGACGCGGATATTGTTCGGCGGCGCAGCGGGGAATGTCGACCATAGAATAATGCGGCGCAAGCTTGGCATCGACTTGCGCGCGTTGTTCTTCGGTCAGGAAGATGCGGCTTATGGCGGCAACGGGTTGCTCGCTGGTTGTGGTTCTCGCGGCGATCCTCTCACCATTTACGAATGCGCCTTCGCCCAGCTTGGTGTGACATAGCCGGTCCTTGTTCGGGTCGTAGAGCCACCCCGCGACAGCTTTGCCTGCATCGGCGAGCGCGACGATAATCCCGAATGGCTCCTTGCCTTCCGTGAAGTTGGCCGTGCCGTCGAGCGGGTCGATGATCCAGCATTGGCCGGACAGGTGATCGAGCACGCTTTCGTCTTCTGCGACGGCTTCCTCGCCAACTACAGCGACGCCCGGTGCGAGTTTGGTCAGCGCATCGGTCAGGAAGCTCTCGATCTCTCGATCGACGATGGTGACCGGGTCGTCCTCGCCCTTCATCTCGATTTCGTCATCGGCGAGCGCGCGAAAGCGGGGCAGCATCGATCGTTCAGCGGCAAAACGCAGCAGATCGTGGATCTCATCGTCGAGAGCGCTCATGGCATCAATTCTCCGTCGCGGCGATTTTGCGCATAGCGCGGTGATCCATCTGAATGACGCGCCCAGCTGATCTCACTCGAACAGAAGATGTGGAACTCGGGGGGCAACGCTTCAGGATCATCAAGTGTAGCGACCGTCACATCGATTTCAGCCGGCTGATGGTCAAGCTTGGTTGCGATCGGCGAACCGCAGCGGCCACAAAATAGGCGTTCGGCGAATTCGGTCAGGTGGACACCGCAGAGGTGCTCTTCTCCCAGATCGAGATGGAACCCGCTGCGTGGGAGGGTTGCGTAGGGAACGGCGGGCGCGCCGGATGACTTGCGGCAGTGTCTGCAGTGGCACCAGCTTGTTTCGGTCGGCTTTACGGTGAGCCGATAGCGGATCGCACCGCATGCACATCCGCCTTCCATCTCAGCTCCTGTAGTCAGCATTTATCGAAATGTATCCGTGAGTGAGATCGCAGGTCCACACCGAAGCCCGTCCTTCGCCGATACCCAGTTCGACCGCGAGGTCGATCTCTTGCCCTTTTAGATGCTCTGCGACCGGGGCCTCGTCATAGTCTTCGACCGGGAGCCCGTTACGCGCAGCCCAGATGCCTCCAAATGCGATCGAGAGTTTGTCGCGGTCGGCTGGCTCGCCTGCTTTGCCCACTGCCATCACAACTCGGCCCCAATTGGCATCCTCTCCGGCAATGGCGGTTTTGACGAGCGGCGAATTCGCAATTGCCAGGGCCACTCGGCGCGCGCTTTCATCATTGGCGGCGCCCGAGATCCGGACCGTGATGAACTTCGATGCTCCTTCTCCGTCCCGCACAACCAGTTGCGCGAGTTGGCGGCACAAATCGGTCAATGCCGCTGCGAAAGCATCGGCTCCCGGACTGTCCCAATTCTCGATTGGCGGGTGATCCGCTTTGGCTGTCGCGAATGCGAGGACCGTGTCGCTGGTCGAGGTGTCGCCATCGACTGTGATGCAGCTGAATGTCTCAGCATTGGCTTGCGTCAGAAGTTCTTGCAGAAAGGCTGGTGCGACATCCGCATCCGTAAAGATGTAGCCGAGCATGGTCGCCATATCTGGAGCGATCATACCGGAGCCTTTGATCACGCCGACCAATTCAAGGCGCGCATCTCCCACCATCGCTGACGTCTGCGCGCCTTTGGCGAAAGTGTCGGTGGTCACAATGGCGCTGGCGACGTCTTCCCATCGGCATGGCTCTGCTGTGAGGGCCGCTGCCACACCGTCACGCGCCTTGTCCTTGGGTAAGGGCACGCCAATCACACCGGTAGAAGAGACAAACACCTGCTCCGACGGGCAATCCAAGGCATCGCCAACTTGCGCCATGATCGCTTCGACAGCTTCGCGCCCGCGATAGCCCGTGAAGGCGTTGGCATTGCCGGCGTTTACGACAAGCGCGCGGGCGGAGCCTGATTTCACTTGCTCGCGGCCAAGCTCGACCTCGCTCGACGCACAGGCGCTTTGCGTGAAAACACCTGCGACAGCGGTGCCTTCCGCAACTTCGATCAACGTGAGATCGGCACGGTCCCAATCCTTGTACCGAGCGCGAGCAACGCGTAGCGTCACACCGTCGATTGGCGGCATCTCTGGGAAGGGCAGAGCGAGCGGGGATTTCTCAAGATCCATGATTGGCTGGCTCTACTGTGCAACGCACTCCCCCGCAATCGGGGGGCTGGTTCTTTTGCGTTAAGGTTGATCGGGTTAGGAGACGACATGAACAACAGAATTCTGCTCATCCCGGCCATTGGCCTGTTCGCGGCCACCACAGCATTGGCGCAAGATTCCTCCGAAGCCGCCGCCGGTGCCGCAGAAGCGGTTGAGCAAGCTGCTGCGGAGGCGGCGGAGGCCGCGGCGGATGCCCGGCCGGTTGCTCCTACTCCTCCTGTTTTGAGAATCCCTCCGCCAGCACCGGCACCACCCGGCAATTATGCGAGCCCGGCGAGACCGGTCGACTGGCAGGCGATCTCCCCGCAGCAGGCGGACTATCCCAACTCATCTTGGGCGGCTGGTGAAGAGGATATTGTCAGGTATTCGGTCGAAATAGATGCTGAGGGCAATGCATCCAACTGCGAGGTGATCGAAAGCTCAGGATTCGGCGCACTCGATGCCAAGACCTGCGAAATTGTTCTTGCACGCGGAAAGTTCGAGCCTGCCCTTGATGAAGACGGCGTACCGATCGCTGGCATTTTCACAGAATCGCACAATTGGCGCAAACGTGAACCGGAATTTCCCGGCTCCATCACAGTGCGCGTGCGGTTCACAATCGACGAAACCGGCGAGACGACCGAATGCGAAGTCCTTGAGACGAGCGGCGTGATGTCTGAGAGTATGAAGCGTAGCTTCGAGCGAGAGCCTTGCCCTGGAACTGGGCGAAATCGCGGCCCCTATCGCGATGAGAACGGCGTCCCGGTTGCCAAACAGGTCACCGTGGCATTCGTGATCAATGTTGAAGACGCACCGGAGTAATTGTTGCCGGAGTGCCTCAACGCACAGGTAAACCGGGTTTGATTGTGGACGAGTCGCCTCAAAAAGCCTATCTAGTGAGCTCATGACGCGCCAATTGATCGCCTTTTTGGCCCTGCTTTCAGGCTTAGCCGCTCTCAGCGGCCCTGCGCACGCGTCAGTAATCAGCTCGGTCTCTTGCGATGTCGGCGTTTCTGCCGAAGCGAATGAAACCAAGGCCGGCACGCCTGCCGGAATTCGTGAAGCCGCGAAAAAGCGCCCGGTCCGCTGCCGCACAGTCAAGACGCCGAAGCGCATCCGACTGCCTGAGAGCCTGCGTGTACCTGTCGCGATGGGGATTGAGCGCGCCTACGAGTAGGCCCCTCTAAAGAATTCCTTTCGTAACGCGCGCCTATGGCGGCGCGAAAACCCCTACAGAGTTTCGGCCCGCAAAGGGCCTCATCCCATTCAGGACTCGCCTTATGTTCAATGCTCTTGTGAAATCCGTATTCGGTTCCTCGAACGACCGTTACATCAAGTCGCTCGGTAAAACCGTCAATCAAATCAATGATCTCGAAGCGCAAATGCAGGCGCTCTCGGATGACGAACTGAAGGCGCAAACCGACAAGTTCCGCGCTGCTCTCGATAGCGGCAGCACGCTTGACGATATCCTTCCCGAAGCGTTCGCCACTGTGCGCGAGGCATCGGTGCGCGTCTTCGGGATGCGCCATTTCGATGTGCAGATGATCGGCGGGATCGTGCTTCACCGCGGCGAAATCGCTGAGATGCGCACGGGCGAGGGTAAAACGCTGATGGCGACGCTTGCCGTCTATCTTAACGCGATTGAAGGCAAGGGCGTCCATGTCGTGACCGTAAACGATTACCTCGCCACGCGCGACGCCGAATGGATGGGGCAACTGTACAATTATCTCGGTCTCAATGTCGGGGTGATCATCCCGAACATGGACGAGTTCTCCAAGAAGGACGCCTACAACGCCGACATCACATACGGCACCAATAACGAGTTTGGCTTCGACTATCTGCGCGACAATATGAAACACGAGCGCGCGCAGATGGCGCAGCGCCCGTTCAACTTCGCAATCGTCGATGAGGTAGACTCGATCCTGATCGATGAAGCGCGGACGCCGCTCATCATCTCGGGTCCAACCGAGGACAAATCCGACCTCTACGTGAAGCTCGATGAGGTCGCGAAGGAAATCCCGGAAGACTGGTACGAGAAGGACGAGAAGACCAAGAACATCCAGCTCAACGAAGACGGGCTGGATCAGGTCGAAGCGCTGCTGATCGAGAAGGGGCTGCTCGAAACCGAGAACCTCTACGACGTCGAGAACACGCAGGTGGTCCATCACCTCGATCAGGCGCTCAAGGCCGTCCACATGTTCAAGCGCGACGATCACTACATCGTGAAAGACGACAAGGTCGTGATCATCGACGAGTTCACCGGGCGCATGATGGACGGGCGTCGCTGGTCGAACGGTCTGCACCAGGCGGTCGAGGCCAAGGAAGGCGTCAAGATCGAGCCTGAGAACCAGACGATGGCCTCGATCACCTTCCAGAACTATTTCCGCATGTATCCCAAGCTTGCCGGGATGACCGGTACGGCAGCAACCGAAGCAGCCGAATTCTGGGACGTCTACAAAGTCAATGTGGTCGAGATTCCGACCAACCTCCCGGTCCAGCGGATCGATGAGGAAGACGAATTCTATAAGAACACGATGGACAAGTTCCAAGCCATCGCAAAGGCGATCAAGGAAAAGTACGATATCGGCCAGCCGATCCTTGTCGGCACGGTCTCCATCGAGAAGTCCGAATTGCTCAGCAAGTTCCTCGACGAGGAAGGTGTGAAGCACGAAATTTTGAACGCGCGTCAGCACGAGCGCGAAGCGCATATTGTGGCGCAGGCAGGCCGACTTGGCGCGGTGACAATCGCTACCAATATGGCCGGTCGCGGCACCGACATTCAGCTCGGCGGTAATCTCGAATTCCGCATCGGTGACGAACTGGCCGATATGGAAGAAGGCCCGGCCAAGGACGCGGCTATCGAAAAGCTCAAGGAAGAAGTCGCCGAGGAAAAGCGCAAGGTGCTCGAAGCGGGCGGCCTGTTCGTGCTCGGAACCGAGCGGCATGAAAGCCGCCGGATCGACAACCAGCTGCGTGGTCGTTCGGGCCGTCAGGGTGACCCAGGACTGTCGCGCTTCTACCTATGCCTTGAAGACGATCTGCTGCGCATCTTTGGTCCGGACACCTTGTTCTCCAAGATGATGAATTCGAACCTCGAAGACGGCGAGGCGATTGGGTCCAAGTGGCTCTCCAAGGCGATTGAGACCGCCCAGAAGAAAGTCGAAGGGCGCAACTACGAGGCGCGCAAACAGGTCGTCCAATACGATGACGTGATGAACGACCAACGCACCGTGATTTACGAACAGCGCGGCGAGATCATGGAGTCTGAATCGGTTGACGATGTCGTGGTTGATATGCGGCATGATACGATCAATTCGCTGGTTGGAACCGCGTGCCCTCCCGGCTCCTATCCCGAGCAATGGGATATTGATGGCCTGAAAGAGAAGGTCTCCGAAGTGTTCGGCCTCGAACTGCCGATCGACGAATGGCTTGAGGAAGATCAGGTCGAACCGGAGCTACTCGAAGAACGCATTCGCAAGCAGACCGACGAAATGATGGACAGCAAGATGGCGACCAACGACCCGTCGATCTGGCGGATGGTTGAAAAGGACGTGCTGCTGCGTCAGCTTGATTTCCACTGGAAGGAGCACCTTGCGACGCTCGACGCGCTGCGTCAGGTAATCTGGATGCGCGGCATCGCGCAGAAGCAGCCGATCAACGAATACAAACAGGAAGCGTTCGGACTGTTCGAGACCATGCTCGACACTCTGCGCGAGGAAGTCACCAAGATCTTGTTCAAGGCCGAATTGCGCATCGCGCAGCCGGAAATGGAGGAACTGCCCGATCTGCCAGACTTCCTCACCGGCCATATCGATCCACTAACCGGTCTTGAGAATTCGGGTGACGGCGACGGATCGGAAGAGCGTCCGGAGCTTTTCGGCTCGCTTGCCGGCAGCCCGCGCGCGGCATCGGGGCCGGGCGGGGCGAACACCGAAGATCCCTATGCAAATCTTGGTGTCAGCCGGAATGCGCCGTGCCCATGCGGGAGCGGCAACAAGTACAAGCATTGCCATGGGGCTGCGAGCGCAAGGCAGACTGCCTGAGCAACGTGACATCGCGGCGAGGGGCGTAAAATGATCGGAGCGGTTCCGCTCGGATTGGCGCTCGCCTTCTTCGTCGCCGCGGTGCTGTACGCCAGCGTCGGCTTTGGCGGCGGCTCTACTTACGCCGCGCTTCTTGCGCTGTCGAATCTCGATTACCGCCTGCTGCCGATGGTCGCGCTCGCCTGCAATATCGTGGTTGTTGCCGGGGCGAGCGTCCGGTTCGCGCGGGCTGGGCTGACGCCCTGGCGCGGGGCGCTGTTGCTCACCGCGCTCGCAGCCCCTGCGGCCTTGCTTGGCGGGCTGACGCCGA
This window encodes:
- a CDS encoding inositol monophosphatase translates to MSALDDEIHDLLRFAAERSMLPRFRALADDEIEMKGEDDPVTIVDREIESFLTDALTKLAPGVAVVGEEAVAEDESVLDHLSGQCWIIDPLDGTANFTEGKEPFGIIVALADAGKAVAGWLYDPNKDRLCHTKLGEGAFVNGERIAARTTTSEQPVAAISRIFLTEEQRAQVDAKLAPHYSMVDIPRCAAEQYPRLALGENDVSSFKRTFAWDHAAGVLWLNEAGGKAARLDGSEYRVDEHGKPGLVGASSPAIWDEFVGRALS
- a CDS encoding GFA family protein; protein product: MLTTGAEMEGGCACGAIRYRLTVKPTETSWCHCRHCRKSSGAPAVPYATLPRSGFHLDLGEEHLCGVHLTEFAERLFCGRCGSPIATKLDHQPAEIDVTVATLDDPEALPPEFHIFCSSEISWARHSDGSPRYAQNRRDGELMP
- the argJ gene encoding bifunctional glutamate N-acetyltransferase/amino-acid acetyltransferase ArgJ; amino-acid sequence: MDLEKSPLALPFPEMPPIDGVTLRVARARYKDWDRADLTLIEVAEGTAVAGVFTQSACASSEVELGREQVKSGSARALVVNAGNANAFTGYRGREAVEAIMAQVGDALDCPSEQVFVSSTGVIGVPLPKDKARDGVAAALTAEPCRWEDVASAIVTTDTFAKGAQTSAMVGDARLELVGVIKGSGMIAPDMATMLGYIFTDADVAPAFLQELLTQANAETFSCITVDGDTSTSDTVLAFATAKADHPPIENWDSPGADAFAAALTDLCRQLAQLVVRDGEGASKFITVRISGAANDESARRVALAIANSPLVKTAIAGEDANWGRVVMAVGKAGEPADRDKLSIAFGGIWAARNGLPVEDYDEAPVAEHLKGQEIDLAVELGIGEGRASVWTCDLTHGYISINADYRS
- a CDS encoding TonB family protein, which codes for MNNRILLIPAIGLFAATTALAQDSSEAAAGAAEAVEQAAAEAAEAAADARPVAPTPPVLRIPPPAPAPPGNYASPARPVDWQAISPQQADYPNSSWAAGEEDIVRYSVEIDAEGNASNCEVIESSGFGALDAKTCEIVLARGKFEPALDEDGVPIAGIFTESHNWRKREPEFPGSITVRVRFTIDETGETTECEVLETSGVMSESMKRSFEREPCPGTGRNRGPYRDENGVPVAKQVTVAFVINVEDAPE
- the secA gene encoding preprotein translocase subunit SecA, whose translation is MFNALVKSVFGSSNDRYIKSLGKTVNQINDLEAQMQALSDDELKAQTDKFRAALDSGSTLDDILPEAFATVREASVRVFGMRHFDVQMIGGIVLHRGEIAEMRTGEGKTLMATLAVYLNAIEGKGVHVVTVNDYLATRDAEWMGQLYNYLGLNVGVIIPNMDEFSKKDAYNADITYGTNNEFGFDYLRDNMKHERAQMAQRPFNFAIVDEVDSILIDEARTPLIISGPTEDKSDLYVKLDEVAKEIPEDWYEKDEKTKNIQLNEDGLDQVEALLIEKGLLETENLYDVENTQVVHHLDQALKAVHMFKRDDHYIVKDDKVVIIDEFTGRMMDGRRWSNGLHQAVEAKEGVKIEPENQTMASITFQNYFRMYPKLAGMTGTAATEAAEFWDVYKVNVVEIPTNLPVQRIDEEDEFYKNTMDKFQAIAKAIKEKYDIGQPILVGTVSIEKSELLSKFLDEEGVKHEILNARQHEREAHIVAQAGRLGAVTIATNMAGRGTDIQLGGNLEFRIGDELADMEEGPAKDAAIEKLKEEVAEEKRKVLEAGGLFVLGTERHESRRIDNQLRGRSGRQGDPGLSRFYLCLEDDLLRIFGPDTLFSKMMNSNLEDGEAIGSKWLSKAIETAQKKVEGRNYEARKQVVQYDDVMNDQRTVIYEQRGEIMESESVDDVVVDMRHDTINSLVGTACPPGSYPEQWDIDGLKEKVSEVFGLELPIDEWLEEDQVEPELLEERIRKQTDEMMDSKMATNDPSIWRMVEKDVLLRQLDFHWKEHLATLDALRQVIWMRGIAQKQPINEYKQEAFGLFETMLDTLREEVTKILFKAELRIAQPEMEELPDLPDFLTGHIDPLTGLENSGDGDGSEERPELFGSLAGSPRAASGPGGANTEDPYANLGVSRNAPCPCGSGNKYKHCHGAASARQTA